The proteins below are encoded in one region of Effusibacillus dendaii:
- a CDS encoding ABC transporter permease — protein sequence MRAAAIWKRFRKEKLALASFFYLIALIVIALIAPWISPHDPQAQNLNAVMQPPDAHHWFGTDELGRDVLSRLLFGSRAAIEAGFVAILIPLVIGVPIGIVSGYIGGVLDDIFMRVVDAILSFPAILLALGITGALGVSLKNAMIAIGIVFTPQFARLARGQTLQIRKSAYVEAAQIAGAGPFWIMCKHIIPNTLSPIIVQASFSFSFAVLVEASLSFLGLGAQSPQISWGMMLQQAYTKIYQNAWLMVFPGLAILFTVLAGNFFGDGLRVAVDPKMKRT from the coding sequence TTGCGTGCAGCAGCCATTTGGAAACGGTTCAGGAAAGAAAAGTTGGCCTTGGCAAGCTTCTTTTATTTGATAGCATTGATAGTTATTGCGCTGATTGCACCCTGGATTTCTCCCCATGATCCGCAAGCGCAAAATCTGAATGCTGTTATGCAGCCTCCCGATGCCCATCACTGGTTTGGGACGGATGAACTGGGCCGAGACGTATTGAGCAGATTGCTGTTTGGTTCACGAGCGGCAATTGAAGCCGGTTTTGTTGCGATTTTGATCCCGCTGGTGATTGGCGTTCCGATAGGGATTGTATCAGGGTATATCGGGGGCGTCTTGGATGATATTTTTATGCGGGTTGTAGATGCCATCTTGTCGTTTCCAGCCATTCTTCTGGCCTTGGGAATTACCGGTGCGCTTGGCGTAAGCCTTAAAAATGCGATGATTGCAATCGGTATTGTGTTTACGCCGCAATTTGCTAGACTCGCGCGGGGGCAAACGCTGCAAATTCGGAAATCCGCCTATGTAGAAGCGGCGCAGATTGCGGGAGCGGGTCCGTTTTGGATTATGTGCAAACATATTATTCCCAATACCCTGTCTCCGATTATTGTGCAAGCATCTTTTAGTTTTAGTTTTGCCGTATTAGTGGAAGCCTCTCTAAGCTTCTTGGGACTTGGCGCACAATCGCCCCAGATTAGTTGGGGGATGATGCTGCAACAAGCCTATACCAAAATCTATCAAAATGCGTGGTTGATGGTGTTCCCGGGACTTGCCATTCTTTTTACCGTCCTGGCCGGGAATTTCTTTGGAGACGGACTGCGTGTCGCCGTTGACCCGAAAATGAAACGGACATGA